From the genome of Rhododendron vialii isolate Sample 1 chromosome 10a, ASM3025357v1:
GCAATTGGGTGAAATAGATAATTTATTTAAGCTTAGACTATGTTACATTCCAACATAACTTTAGGCATGGGCATCCGCTGATATGATATTGTGAGACCCCGCTAATAAGTAGTCCCACATCGGGACTTTGGGAGGAAAAAAAGGTAATATATAAGGAAAACTCGACCAACCACTATATAACTtaaggttaaccttttgagccacgtgattAGGCAAATGATTAGCAGGTCAGCTGGGGCTGGTCGTTACAGTTAGTATCAGAGCACAACCCTAGTCTACATGGTgggggccacctctagaatctggtaCGAGCACACTGATTGTGTTGTACAGAACTAAGTGTCACACCATGACCACCAAGGGAAAGTTGCTAGACCAATGCAATGAGGGCATTGCCGCCAAGGTGAGGAGATTGTGAGACCCCGCTAATAAGTAGTCCCACATCGGGACTTGTGTTGCACAGAACTAAGTGTCACAGCATGACCACCAGGGGAAAGTTGCTGGACCAATGCAATGAGGGCATTGCCACTAAGGTGAGGAGATTGTGAGACCCCGCTAATAAGTAGTCCACATCAGGACTTTTGTGAGGAAAAAAGGTAATATATAAGGATAGATCTTATAtaccaataataataatataagtGGTTAGGCAAATGGTTAGCAGATCAGCTGGGGCGGGTCATTACAGACATAGTATCAGAGCAAGTGATAGATCTTATGTTCGAACCTCACCAcctatattattattattggtaCATGTTTAGCCCATATGAAAGAGAGTTTGGCTATACGAGCCTACTAAGTAAGTATATCTATCTAAAGCTTTAAAACTAAGAATCTTGTGGCCAATTGGACCGCTTGCCAATTTTTGcccaatttttccaattgagCCCCTCAATTGGCCAGCCTCCCCTTATAACTCCAAGTGTAATTTCGTCTTTCAGTTGTTTTGCAATGTGGGACGCGTGGTGCGTTAAGGAAGTGAGAATACTTGGGTTTCAGAAGTATCCATCTTTTTTCTCTCTGAAGTACACCGCTCTGGGAAAAACGTGAAATAACCCTCCTCTAAACTATCGCAAATCCAGAAGAGCCCTTCCGGTCCTTGGCTGCGTGTTCTAGATTCCACTCCCTTCTACAGCTTTCCttcagagaaagagagagagaggggggccaaTTTGTGCATTTCCTCCGTAGTCGTCGCCCCTTGCCCTTTTGCTACAGTGTCGCGGGACGTGAGAGCAACTGTATCTTTCTGCTTTCAAAGATATTGCGTCACGGCCCTAGGCCAAAATCGTCACCATAAAAAATCATGGTTTTCACTAGGTAAGCTCTTCATCTGGGGCGTGAATGGATGTATCGATTCCTGGGTTTTGATTTGTAGTGTTAATCGGTTCACTAGGTAAGTTTTGTGTTTCTTTGATTCAAGGTAATTTTTTCCGTTcgttttgctttatttttttggaatgagTTGTGATTGGGTGGGTTTTGTGTATTCCCAGTGGTTCGAGCCTTTATCGCCCTCTCTTCAACCGAAGCTCTATTCTGATTTGCATCCCTAGGATCAGGGATTCAAGTAGTCGGAAGgtaatttttttactgtttgcatatttttttctccTGATTTGGCTACGTTCAAGTTGTTATTTAGGTGAGTTTTATGTTTTCGGTGGGCTTGTGAAGGAGAAGTTAAAATCACAAAAGGGATTATATATTGTGAGTGATTTTCATTATTTGTGTATCTCAGTGAATTAGTGTTTCGATAGAGTTATGTTTACTTTGTTATATGATAGGCTATTGTTTTTTAAGGTTTTGTGGGTTTTGCTTTTGGGTATTGCTAGTGTAATTACTACGTACTCTTTTGCCTTTTATTTTCATGTGTTCGTATTTTCTGTGTAAAGGGGGTTTTTTGCTCATGTTTTGTGACAAAGGTAACGACAACATCAAACGTGTTAGTGGCTACCAAAATTTACAAACATGGTTTTCAAGTTGTGTAGTGGTTTATTTATTATAGAAAGAGAATCTGATTGATTTTGCTAGCACTACCATAACTTATTTTGCTGCTATCACAAATTggcaattcaaaaaatttgctATGATAGTGAATCCTATTTTCATTAGAACCTATCATTGTGGCCAAGTAATTAACTATATGTTTTTGTTCATATGCATGTATAGCTTGGTAATTTTATGAAGGCTAGAtttcattttttggattttctcagGACTTTAGAGTGAGATTACTTCACTATACCAAtagttgttagttttgcttTTGTCTTCCTCCTCAATGCTCTGATAGGAGAATATCTAACTTGatagatcaaaaaaattaaaatactatGAAAGGAGtgtacctttttcttttctatatgCAATTTTTCTCTTAACCTTGGATGATTGCTTTGCtcttagttttgttttccattAGATTATTATGATAATTTTAGTGTTATCTTACTTGTTAATAAAAGAACGTTCAATGGGTGGCAATATTTGGTCTGGTTTTTCCAATTAAGCCCCTAGATGGGAGGGGTTCTAGGTTTGACTTCAGGGGTATTTGTCATCAATATGCAATTTTTAACTTAGCCGTAGATAATTGGTCCACTTTTAGGTTTCCCCGTTGATAATGGATTTTACTATGTTACTGTCGAGGCTCAGAAAACCATAGCCGCTGTGTCGTACTGTAGAGAAAATAACTATGGCCAGATCACTTTTAAGCCAGATGTCAAATTCATGCGTGACTATGGTGATTTGTTAGAGTTGGGCGGTGATCTTGAATACACAATAGAGAATGATTTAGTGATTTGGTTGGAGCCATTGTGCAGAATTCATTTGTGTGATATAGCACTATTGGTATTTATCTAGCATTTCAAGTCATTAcgatttatatatttttacttGTTGCTGTGCTTtattaatttgaagaaaaaattagaatttctTGCAAGTATATATAGTTTTTTCACTTTCTATTAAAGAAACTTCTTTCTTCTAGGTGTTGGTTGTTGTTGGTATTTAGCATACATCTCGAACCCTGATATAACTAGCTTAATGGTATGGTTCTGtaattttggaagattttggaagAATATGATGTTGTCTTTGATTAGCTTAGTTGCTACTGTTC
Proteins encoded in this window:
- the LOC131302430 gene encoding uncharacterized protein LOC131302430 isoform X2, yielding MVFTSGSSLYRPLFNRSSILICIPRIRDSSSRKKTIAAVSYCRENNYGQITFKPDVKFMRDYGDLLELGGDLEYTIENDLVIWLEPLCRIHLCDIALLVLVVVGI
- the LOC131302430 gene encoding uncharacterized protein LOC131302430 isoform X1, with translation MVFTSGSSLYRPLFNRSSILICIPRIRDSSSRKKTIAAVSYCRENNYGQITFKPDVKFMRDYGDLLELGGDLEYTIENDLVIWLEPLCRIHLCDIALLVDKIYLLTHLQKLRMRKFPSLKWKHYGHSFSVCLLDYGKASNSRSWCS